In Lolium rigidum isolate FL_2022 chromosome 7, APGP_CSIRO_Lrig_0.1, whole genome shotgun sequence, the DNA window gaagttttcaaggatcaagagaggagtatgatacaatatgatcaaggagagtgaaagctctaagcttggggatgccccggtggttcacccctgcatattctaagaagactcaagtgtctaagcttggggatgcccaaggcatccccttcttcatcgacaacattatcaggttcctcccctgaaactatatttttattccgtcacatcttatgcactttgcttggagcgtcggtttgtttttgtttttgttttgtttgaataaaatggatcctagcattcacctttatgggagagatacacgctccgctgtagcatatggacaagtatgtccttaggctctactcatagtattcatggcgaagtttcttcttcgttaaattgttatatggttggaattggaaaatactacatgtagtgattctaaaatgtcttggataatttgatacttggcaattgttgtgctcatgtttaatctcttgcatcatatactttgcacccattaatgaagaaacacttagagcttgctaatttggtttgcatatttggtttctctagagtctagataatatctagtattgagttttgaacaacaaggaagacggtgtagagtcttataatgtttacaatatgtcttttatgtgagttttgctgcaccgttcatccttgtgtttgtttcaaataaccttgctagcctaaaccttgtatcgagagggaatacttctcatgcatccaaaatccttgagccaaccactatgccatttgtgtccaccatacctacctactacatggtatttatccgccattccaaagtaaattgcttgagtgctacctttaaattccatcattcacctttacaatatatagctcatgggacaaatagcctaaaaactattgtggtattgaatatgtacttatgcactttatctcttattaagttgcttgttgtgcgataaccatgtttctgggacgccatcaactattctttgttgaatatcatgtgagttgctatgcatgtccgtcttgtccgaagtaagagagatctaccaccttaatggttggagcatgcatattgttagagaagaacattgggccgctaactaaagccatgattcatggtggaagtttcagttttggacatatatcctcaatctcatatgagaataataattgttgccacatgcttatgcattaaagaggagtccattatctgttgtccatgttgtcccggtatggatgtctaagttgagaataatcaaaagcgagaaatccaaaatgcgagctttctccttagaccattgtacaggcggcatggaggtaccccattgtgacacttggttaaaacatgtgcattgcgatgatccggtagtccaagctaattaggacaaggtgcgggcactattagtatactatgcatgagacttgcaacttgtaagatataatttacataactcatatgctttattactaccgttgacaaaattgtttcatgtttttaaaataaaagctctagcacaaatatagcaatcgatgctttcctctttgaaggaccattctttttacttttatgttgagtcagttcacctatctctctccatctcaagaagcaaacacttgtgtgaactgtgcattgattcctacatacttgcatattgcacttgttatattactctatgttgacaattatctatgagatatacatgttacaagttgaaagcaaccgctgaaacttaatcttcctttgtgttgcttcaatacctttactttgatttattgctttatgagttaactcttatgcaagacttattgatgcttgtcttgaagtactattcatgaaaagtctttgctttatgattcacttgtttactcatgtcattaccattgttttgatcgctgcattcattacatatgtttacaaatagtatgatcaaggttatgatggcatgtcacttcgtaaattatctttgttatcgttttacctcgctcgggacgagcagtaactaagcttggggatgctgatacgtctccgacgtatcgataatttcttatgttccatgccacattattgatgatatctacatgttttatgcacactttatgtcatattcgtgcattttccggaactaacctattaacaagatgccgaagagccgattgtctgttctcgctgtttttggtttcagtaaatcctagtaacgaaatattctcggaattggacgaaatcaacgcctgtggtcctattttgccacgaagcttccggaagaccgaagaggagtcgaagtggggccacgaggcgccgccaccatagggcggcgcggcccaggccctggccgcgccgacctatggtgtggggccctcgtgtggccccccacgttgcccttccgcctacttaaagcctccgtcgcgaaaaccccaaaacaaagaaccacgatacggaaaaccttccagagacgccgccgccgtcaatcccatctcgggggattctggagatctcctccggcaccctgccggagaggggattcatctcccggaggactcttcaccgccatggtcgcctccggagtgatgagtgagtagttcacccctggactatgggtccatagcaatagctagatggttgtcttctcctcattgtgcttcattgttggatcttgtgagctgcctaacatgatcaagatcatctatccgtaatgctatatgttgtgtttgtcgggatccgatggatagagaataccatgttatgttaattatcaagttattacctatgtgttgtttatgatcttgcatgctctccgttattagtagaggctctggccaagtttttgctcttaactccaagaggcagtatttatgctcgatagtgggttcatgcctccattgatacctgggacagtgacagaaagttataaggttgtgttgtgtcgttgccactagggataaaacattgatgctatgtctaaggatgtagttgttgattacattacgcaccatacttaatgcaattgtctcgttgctttgcaacttaatactggaaggggttcggatgataacctgaaggtggactttttaggcatagatgcagttggacggcggtctatgtactttgtcgtaatgcccaattaaatctcactatacttatcatgaaatgtatgtgcattgttatgccctctctatttgtcaattgcccgactgtaatttgttcacccaacatgcttttatcttatgggagagacacctctagtgaactcgtggaccccggtccattcttttatactcgaaatacaaatctgctgcaatacttgttctttactcgttttctctgcaaacaatcatcttccacacaatacggttaatcctttgttacagcaagccggtgagattgacaacctcacctgtttcgttggggcaaagtactttggttgtgttgtgcaggttccacgttggcgccggaatcccggtgttgcgccgcactacatcccgccgccatcaaccttcaacgtgcttcttggctcctcctggttcgataaaccttggtttctttctgagggaaaacttgctgctgtgcgcatcataccttcctcttggggttcccaacgaacgtgtgagttacacgccatcagccgaccgaacaagaagaagatgatatctcttcttatctgaaccttgatggtgaagatgaaggccgtcagcaagaagatgccgaacaaacgtcgataaacgacgatcttcaaatggaagtagcaaccacctccggcgccgaggtatatatatacactgagcctctggtgatacaaactaactgatttgaataaatatgtgtgtactaacgcgcgcgactctctttcttattttagccctcggccggatcgtcgaaacaatcgagtacgtcgtcaaagcgtggcgcaaccaagacgatgaaacaaggagaaaatgcaccatcgaggttgtcgacagtgcaaccggcaggccgttggagccccgcaagaacgccaccaagtttatcaaccaatgcggagccgttgttagagacaacgtctcgatcaccgtccaggagtggaatgagccaaagaaggcacgaattggttccacttttgtcgataagagaacaaaaaaagattgcttcaaaaagcttatggaacatttcgttctacctacggaatacaacaaattcgatgaggagggtaacaagattgaggaaaacaaggagaggaggaggctagtcaaacagttcgctcttcatagatggccgacgcattccggaaattcaagcaaaatctagcccatgactttgtcaaggagaacaagactccggatttcaaaggacaatatgagaaactgaaacatgattggccagaatttgtgaagcaaaagaaatcggagcagttcattcaaatatcgaaaaaaataaggaaaatgcggctaagaaggagtacaatcatattatggggccgaggagggtatcgcctttgggagcctaggtgggagaagatggagaacgagctgagggcgcgaggaatccgtccgggtacggagggatggcacccaagggccaaaagctggtggtacgggcatggggaacgctgaacccggagacagggagtgtgtttaccggggcaaaataattaaacccacccaagcccttattgacgcaatgagggatgctcaagaggggaagatcaagttcaacggagagaacgacgcgccgacaaaagccctcgggaatcctgaacacggaggacgtgtacgaggcatggggcacattccgtggaaaatagggttctcccagaacgatgacccgtacggttacagaagccgtaagagaaagatggatcgggaagcagatgttgtggcgcggttggcatcggaaatggatgtgatgaagaaaaccgtgagtgtactagtagccgaaagagatgcagctcgggcgcagcatgaagatcatccattggatctcggaagccgacagcggagaagcggcgtggcttccacggaggcccccaccggctggtgcaccgacgatcgagattactgcaccggagcctccggcgatcgaaattaccgcaccggagcctcctcgctaccccgtggacgatgtaaaggacatgaaagaatgtcatctgtattatccaatggggaacatgtccatgaaggtagccatcggcagtgctttaccatgtgaacctggagcactccaccacaacaagcccattcaagatggctatgctcgtgtcacggtggaggacatagtcccagggtttgatgacctggagattgacattgctacacctgaaggggagagaagacttggagatgtcaagcgccatttcattctatggcaaaagaagtttatcaagtttccaggcgaggcgccaaggcaaacaagtccacccccctacggtggtggtggcggtggcggcggtggtggtggtggtgttgcttcacctacacctccttcacgtgagccgacgccgccccccaattcacctccggcgggtaagcagccgccgccccccagtccgccccgggcgggtaagcagacgccgccccccaatccacctccggcgaagaagcagaagcagtcctggactatcaacccggacccttatgtacctaagaccacaaaggtagagccatcactgaagcctctccccacaaggccttgggaacgtagtgccgaggaagtcaacGCGGCCGCGActactgattatgagaaatggaaggcggactgcaagaagaaaagagagcccgagcccaagccgtattttccgatgagcaaaagaagtgggctaagtcatttttgagcacaccgtcccaagccgcgaagaatccgctcgacgactatgcacgtgaacttcgtaggcaggcactcatgttgaaggagaagaaagagcgggcggagaagcaggagaagaaagccttggaggaggccgagaaagaattagaaagtaaaaaaagcgggaaacgagttgcccagctcggggaacaaagtaaacaatcgattgccccgctcatagtgaaagccgccggtccggatgcccccgatatcatagcagatgcggcagcacagggattgactgtaacgagtgccagagaacaagcggccaacttaggtatgactcttcgtgcagtgttaggccttgaggaggcgccaatgagtaaaccagtaattacatatgtgcggaatgggcccctcgtcgagcctgcgcaggaagaggatctacctcaacaaatgaaaaatctgctgaATTGGTACAatcgttacataaaaaataaaaacgccaaagaatatatttatgcggaagttagacatgagcatcacttcaaacattactatgtaacaattcatctgagtgaattgttccagactttctcaatctgcgcgagctcgacaaatctatcatcgcttgctacgttcgtaagtgatttatttctaccccatctcgttcattgcctgcactatatatatgtcctaactatattgttctgTACTCTATAATGCGGAATGAAGATCAAGGAATGcgaagtaaggaacatccatgatgttgggttcattgacccacacatcgttaatggatatgtgttaaaacatcaccccgccgacgtggaggaagacctgtggcggtttcttgataagcaggaactcaaaagtgatattctatttccttaccattttgggtgagtgtttctgtcttgagcacattatcttttgtttactccatgcatggtatgtggctaatcgatgagttatgcatgattgtgcatgtatcgtgtccgcaggttccactggattctgctagtaattaaatttcacgactccacagtaatcgtccacgactctctgaatatggattcaaagctttggaccgacatgagaaaaatgatgcagaagtaattattttcattcatttgcgctctatatcgatcggcctatttcgttcatttcctaatatcaagtaactaataactctcttgttttcaTTTAATTTACTTTGCCTTGTAggatttggagacggttcgtagatgccaaggtcggtgagttcaaaaaagagctacattttatgcggtcaaagagtgggactggggatattcagccaccggggaccaatctatgtggatactatgtttgtgagatgatccggagatacacctctgagcgggttccgagtgacaacaatatcaagaggaataacctccggatgatgcttactccagaagctcgcttccgagcacttcaagaggaactagtctggatggttcgtgagggaagtcgtcgatcctaaaggagaacactatgtagaggacgtagaactttatatgcactaaattgtgtatggaaacttgttcaaaattgtatatgctggtcatccgatattgaatatatattgtatattcctcttgaattctctttggttctaatttcaaatttgtttgaaattgtacattcatatgcatgtatgtagtaccgtacaatatgtgaaactccttcaaaattaaaataaaaaacaaaagaaataaaataatacaaattaaaaagaaaccaggtttggggggggggctaaaaccctaaacctgcggcggcctttagtcgcgggtggccaggagaaccgcgactaaaggtcctccgccccgacggactgctggcggccacgtggacgtgcctttagtcgtggttcgtaaggaaccgcgactaaagggggggcctttagtcgcacttaattggtcgcggttgcgcaaccgcgaccaatggcagttgcgaaccgcgaccaaagcccttttttctaccagtgtatgaATTTTGTGTGCAGGTGACTGGAGACGGTTACTCGGGATATATACAATCATGGTGGTTGGCGGCTAAAATGATTCAAGATGCATAGATGATATATATTTCTATTTTTTCGTTGGTTAATCTTTATGTCCACCTTATATGATCCATAAGTTATAATACTTTTAAAATTTGATACTGCGCATAAAATGGTTGTGTGCATATACCAGTGCAGAGGTCGGGCTATGCtctccatttcgaaaaagaaAACATATCTAATACGGATACAGTCGAGCAGATAAAAAAACAGAAGTAGCAACTTCCGTAGAAAAAAACGGAGCGAATGAAATGGTACTGTTACTGTTGTGCAGCCTATATGAGCACTACTACTCTCAACCTCTGTAGCGCGTTAACGCAGTAACCGGCGAGCAGGCGGCTGCGAAACACAGACGAGCGAGATGTCGTCGACGACGGGCCCGCAGCGGGTGCCACTGtagtcggacttggtgtggtaggCGGAGCTGCAAATGGCCACCAGCGTCTTGCTTCGGCTCGCCGTGAAGGCGAGCGAGGCACGCCTGCTCCCGCCCGTGCCAGTCGAATTGTACACCACTGTCATGGTCCGGTCCGTCGTAGACGCCTGCACGCGCATCGGCTGCTGGTCCTGGGCCACGCACCCGTTTCCGGCGTCGCCGACGGACAACTCCAGCGTGCACGAGCTCCCGGGCACGGTGTCCACCTCCTGAAGCAGCgcggcctcgccgccggccaccagCTCCACGGCGTAGGAGCCATGCGGCACCATGAAGTGGGCGGAGTTTATGTACTTGACGACCTTGGAATACGACATGACCTTCCACCCCGGCAGCGGCGAGACGTCGTTTCCGTCCCTGCCCGGCACCAGCACACCATACTGTGATTCCGGGGCGATGTATGGCCCCTGCTCGAAGTCGCCATTCCTCAGCAAGTTATCGGCAGTGGCCTGAGGAGGGTAGATCGTCTTTATGGCGACGGCGTCGATGGTGGGGCCGCACGCCGGGTCATCCTCGTGGATGGGGTTATGGACGATCAGGGAGACGACACCGGCCGTGGCCTGGAACGCCCAGCAGTAGGAGTCCCAGCCGCTGCTGGTGTACACCGTCTGGATGGAGACCTCGTTGGGAGCGCCGCCGGGGACGACCGACACGTTCAGCTTCTCGTTCTGGGCGCAGGTTCGCGCGGCGCTGAAGGTGACGGAGTACTGCGTGCCCGGTGTCACGTAGAGCTGCTGCTGGATGTCGGCGTCGTCGCCCAGCCGCAAGGCGTGCGCGCCCTCCGGTACCGCCAGAAACATGTCGCCCTGCTTCTGCCCGGATTCGATGTACTCCACGTGCCCCGAGATCTTCCACTGTGGGATTGTGTACTCACCGGTGACCCTCGAGCCGTCCATCTGGGATCTGTCCGGCGAATCCTCGAAGTTGCCATCCGGCAGCAGGCCTGTTGGCGTAATGTGACGTGTTAGAGAGGTGTACTTGTATTAGCTAGTTTTTATTTACATGTATATAGTAGCTAGTTCGTGTGCTGGTATAAGTATAGATCAGAAAATGTTAAGAGaattgaattaataattaaatcCTGTAGAAGTTCAAGACATATTAGAGCTCTAAGCCTCTAAACCATGTTTTGGCTTGTCATCATTCTACAGATACCAATCAAAAATAAGAATGGGAATATGAATACGAATACACTCAACAAAGTAGTATCTTTAGATTATCACAACATTTCTTCTCAAAAAGAAGACTACTTATTACTGCAAGGCGTTAAGTTTGACTTCATAAACTTTTTATTtagcttttttcgataaaggaattatattgatatcaaaagataccaattacacccagcctcctaATAGCAGTAAGGATACACACTAccgaaaaaaaaactaagaaacaaaagtcccgctatagtatcccagagctaacaacagcaatacaaccaccaccaagacaacacctgaaatacagaatatccaaaagcgacgcctccaagaaggaaatagtGCTCCAGCACCGTAGTCATCCgaccaacgatcttaggttttcaccctggagataagtcttcgctctcaaaacaatgcctccaacaaggtcattgctagaTACGACCAGTTAAgggcagaccttgggttttcaccctgaaaggtaggactctgaacttcacatgtgataTCGCCCCCACTATCATACCACTACTATGAAGCCCGGCACACCAAAGCAAGTCCCTCAATATCGCGGAGACttaaacctcccttagctagttctctcatctggccttcatgatattctcttcttctgattttccctctagaaccaaactgtcggaataaaagcatgagtgcgcgcgaccgaataccacccgatccagcgaacTTCATGCAAAAGATGCACTATTCCATTTGCCGGCGGAGCTTTCTGGAACTCATCACTCTAGCCAGTTCAAGGCAGAGTGGCCTCCGACATGTCTTCATCTTCACATGAGAGAAACCTGAGGACCGCCACCATAAAAGgtagaccagcagcccccacgccaccaGTCACTCATGTCGGATCACTAGAGAAGAAAAAGGCGGCGCGGATCATGCATGTCGCCACTGCCGAACTGCCGCCGGGGCCGAAAGCCACCAACGCTCCACCCACTCCTCCATGGCTATCAGCGAAGTGCATCAGGCCACGACCAAGCAGCGATGCCGCCCGGCATCCTCAACCTGCGCCCCATCACCTCCCATGATGTGTCGTCGCGGAAGCACTCTCCACCCCAtcgtcgttcgacggaaggggcgccgccaccgccactggAGCCGGGAGCAGCGGCGTCCTGAGGAGCGGGTGAACGAAATCCGCTCGGGGCTGGAGGCTGGGGGCCTCCGCTGCCGCCCGGGAGGAGGGCGGCAGGGGAGGGTAGTTCTTCCCATTTACCTCAACTATTGGCTTTACAACTCTCAAAAATGAACTATTAGCTTTACAGCGAAATTTCCCACTAGGGGAGGATCAAtcttcccaaccaagagaatgtgaAGTTTTTTAAAAACAAGAGAATGTGTACGTGTCATAGGCCGATCGAATGAAGCTGCCATTCGATCGCTAAGCATAGATCATGCATGATCCGACGAGGCACTGTTGTCTAGTGCTACGAGTTAGGAGATCAAGAAGCTAGCATCTAGATCTGATCTCACATGGTGAGATTCTGCAGTACCGTAGCTACACTAGTTGTATATGCATTCCGCTTGCGTGAAGCCTGACTCTGGATCTACATTCATTTCCTACGCATGTGAGAACGCACATCAGAGCTAGCCCTTGTTGGATGTCTGTGACACCTTGGTGGCTTGTCATGGAACTAATTAACGCAAACAAGTCAACTCCTTGGTGGCTTGTCATGGAACTAATTAACGCAAACAAGTCAACTCCGGCAGTTTTGGGACAGAATTTGCTAATTCTCAGTAGATTGGGAATTAGCTTAGGGCTCAGTAGATTTTCTAACCGGTACTTGATACACGGAGATTCGTGCaaattttgtttgttttttagcGTTGTTACGTGCGGGTATGCACCAATTACAGTAAAATCATACGCGTGGAAAATAAAATGCGTGAAGCAGGTTTCGAACCGTATTTTGTACATAGCTGAGGAAAATTCATCATAATATATGAGGTTCacgtttttttgatttttctaggactttttgctttttatttttatatttattttgtgcATAATATATGAAGTTTATTGCGACAGAGCAATGATTTTTTTTacagttgcaagtggagttgcaactgagattttttttgtACAATTACAAGTGGAGTTTTAAATGATATTTTTTTGCAGTTGCAAGTAGAGTTGCAACTGGGATTTTTTTGTACAGTTACAAGTGAAGATGCAAATGATATTTTTTTtgcagttgcaactgagatttttttgttCAGTTACAAGTGAAGTTGCAGATGATATCTTTTTCTGCAGTTGCAAGTAGAGTTGCAACTGAATTTTTTTTGTACAGTTACAAGTTGAGTTATAAATGATATTTCTTTTtgcagttgcaactgagattcctTTGTAAAGTTACAACTGGAGTTGTAAATGATATTTTTTTACAGTTGCAAGTgaagt includes these proteins:
- the LOC124670625 gene encoding uncharacterized protein LOC124670625 produces the protein MMVIKGGRRLALFFLVVCAAARPASSDDGLLPDGNFEDSPDRSQMDGSRVTGEYTIPQWKISGHVEYIESGQKQGDMFLAVPEGAHALRLGDDADIQQQLYVTPGTQYSVTFSAARTCAQNEKLNVSVVPGGAPNEVSIQTVYTSSGWDSYCWAFQATAGVVSLIVHNPIHEDDPACGPTIDAVAIKTIYPPQATADNLLRNGDFEQGPYIAPESQYGVLVPGRDGNDVSPLPGWKVMSYSKVVKYINSAHFMVPHGSYAVELVAGGEAALLQEVDTVPGSSCTLELSVGDAGNGCVAQDQQPMRVQASTTDRTMTVVYNSTGTGGSRRASLAFTASRSKTLVAICSSAYHTKSDYSGTRCGPVVDDISLVCVSQPPARRLLR